The Mauremys mutica isolate MM-2020 ecotype Southern chromosome 20, ASM2049712v1, whole genome shotgun sequence genome contains the following window.
AAGTAATAAAGTATAGAGTCTAAAGTAGAAGTAATAAACTGGTGTGTACTGTTCCATTGGGAACAGcaggcctggtaattctgtgagtgttcagtggataaagGTCTGGACACTATACGGAATGGTCAGAAGACtcgggggttggtgtgtgcctatcaTTAACCTGTACAAAGAGACTGGGGTCTGAGGAGGCCTGGATGGCAGTGCTTGTTTTGCCAGAGCCTGGTCATTTTAGGGAACTAACCCACAGCAGACACAGACAAGATTTCTTCACTCTAAGAGCAGGCGATGGTAAAGTGCCTCATAACCTTGGGAACTCCTGGGGAGTGTCACACAACTCTATTGGAATTCTCTTTGTTTCTATCCCTTCCTTCTAATTACCGGCAAGGGTTGCCCTCAGTATATTGTCGGTCTTTTCGGAATATCCTCCGGCTGCTTATCACTGGCAAAGGCATCTTTTGTCCTAGGGTTCGGCTGACCTGCTGCAGGAGAACAGGAAAcagctctgggagcagctcctgcaCAGCTTTGCTCGACTGCAGTGCTGACACCACCTCAAAGATGGCACATGTTGCCTGAGAGGTAAATGACTcttctgggctgggatctctgccGATCACTGGGCATTGGCTGCTCCcagaaaggaggaggagctgggatcCCCTCAAACACCCACAATCGGGGTCACAGGTCCTAGCTGGCCTGGGAGAGGAATGATCGCGGGGCTTTTCTTAGCCTTGTGGCTGGCTGGAAAGCAAGGCAGAATGGCTTGTTCAAAGTCACAGAGTAAAGTccttggcaaagctgggaatgagacccaggagtcctggctcccagcccccccaactctaaccactagaccccactcccctcccagagccagaagagaacccaggagtcctggctcccagtctgccctaaccactagacctccactgcccagccctctgccttgctGATGCCTCCGCCAACAACACCCGGCAGGCCCAGAAAGATGCCGCCGACCAGAACTTCGACTACGTGTTCAAGCTGCTGATCATTGGGAACAGCAGCGCGGGGAAGACGTCCCGCAGGGTTTGAATTCTTCGAAGCCAGCGCCAAGGTCAACATCAACATAGAGCAGGTCTTTGAGCGCCTGgtggcaggaaccgcgccgccagGCAGGATCCGtgcccggccgaggtcggggccggacccgGCGGCTGGGCAGGAACCGTGCcgccgggcaggaaccgcgccgcccggccgaggtcAGGGGCCGGACCCGGCGGCCGGGCaagaaccgcgccgcccggccgaggtcgggggccggacccggcggccgggcaggaaccgtgccgcccggccgaggtcgggggccggacccggcggccgggcaggaaccgcgccgcccggccgaggtcgggggCCGGACCCGGCGGCTGGGCAGGAACCGAGCAGCAATGGGCTTTCTGTTGATGTACGACATCGCCTACCAGGATTCCTTCAACGCCGTGCAGGACTGGTAAGAGACCCCCTGTTCCCTTGCGTTGTACCATCAGAGCCAGTCGTGTCCAGGGCTGAGTGACGATACAGGCACTGGGGGCCCCTGAGTGTCACAGGGATTGAGGTCAAGATCTCCGTGGGGGAAAATTAGCTCTCTGACTGGTGCTGGTGGTGAAGAAAAGCTTGAGTCGAGCAAAACGgacgtctgcctgagtctgccgagagcctgagcccgtcCGCCTGAGAGGGGGCAGCTGCGCTGGGTGTAACTGATGCAGCCAAGCTGCCTGCGTCTGCAGAAAGcaaactgtgtgtgtgagtgggggagggaatatggCCCCCTCaatccctcctgccctggggagggCCCTGCCTCCATTGGAAACTCTTGATAAGGTTGCAGCGCTCATGTTCCTTCAAGACACGGCGTCGTTGGGAGGGGGCCCATCCGTAAAGACTCACTGGATTTTTAAGATCTTTTTTGGGGGGCGCCCACAATCGGGGTCACAGGTCCTAGCTGGCCTGGGAGAGGAATGATCGCGGGGCTTTTCTTAGCCTTGTGGCTGGCTGGAAAGCAAGGCAGAATGGCTTGTTCAAAGTCACAGAGTAAAGTccttggcaaagctgggaatgagacccaggagtcctggctcccagcccccccaactctaaccactagaccccactcccctcccagaactggagctagaacccaggagtcctggctcccagccctcccaactctaaccactagcccccacttccctcccagagccagaagagaacccaggagtcctggctcccagtctgccctaaccactagacctccactgcccacccctctgccttgctgatgccctctctctgccccccagatGGCCTCCCCCAACAACACCCGGCAGGCCCAGAAAGATGCCGCCGACCAGAACTTCGACTACGTGTTCAAGCTGCTGATCACTGGGAACAGCAGCGTGGGGAAGACGTCCTTCCTGTTCCGCTACACCAACGACTCCTTCACCTCGGCCTTCGTCAGCACCGTGGGCATCGACTTCAAGGTCAAGGCGGTCTACAGGAACGAGAAGAGATTCAAGCTGCAGATCTGGGTGagcgctggggaggggagggaagtgggaccctggcggggagggagggaggccctGGGGGATCCCAGCGGGACAGTTTATCTCTTGGGGGcgggactgtctctttgtgctgtgttttgtacagcatctagcgcaatggggtcctgggccatggctGGGATGCCCAATGTTACCGTAATACTGATAGTAGTTGATGAGGATAAGCCATGGCCCAGGCGGCCCCGTGCTTATCGATCAGGGGCCTCGGGCCAGAAGAGATCCAGCACCCTGTATGCTCTGGTGTCGGCACCAGacactgggaggggagagagagagagagagagagagagagagagaggcatccaacccaccctgctgccCCTAGAAGGGCAATACTATACCGCAGGTGAATTCCTCCTGACCCCAAGCTGGGGATCGGcctgtgccctgaagcatgagggttgatGGCCCTTTTCCTTTCAATCCTCGCCAGGTGCCGACCCTTCGGTCCCAGATTCCTGGGACTTCTGGCCCCACGCGGGGTGCACACCTTTCCCCAGCACCCTGGTCTGTACAgcccctctgcagccagcccccagtCCTGAGCCACCACTGCCCAGGGGGCGGCGGTTTGGAGGCCTGGCAGTTGGAGAGGCTCTGCCTTGCATGGTGGGATGTTGGGCCAGCTCCGCACACGGGGAGTGGATCAGAACTTGGTGGCTTCCAGAACTTGTATCCAGCACATGGGTGTGAAATAGGCACACTTCCCCCCCACAGGGAGGGGGCTGTTACTGTAATCACTGGAGTGCTGCAACgcttcctttttaaaattcagtcaCCAACACATGGTTTTTCTCCTCCTgttctttctctttccctcctttcccccgtttccttccctcccctccccgcagggTTTGAATTCTTCGAAGCCAGCGCCAAGGTCAACATCAACGTAGAGCAGGTCTTTGAGCGCCTGgtggcaggaaccgcgccgccagGCAGGAACCGTGCCCAGCCGAGGTCGGGGGCCGGACCCGGCGgctgggcaggaaccgcgccgcccggccgaggtcgggggccggacccggcagccgggcaggaaccgcgctgcccggccgaggtcgcagttggaccctgggggcaggaggcgcGCCGCCCGACCCTGAGTCTCGCCACGACCTCGCCGAGCAGCGCGCCGCCTGAGACTTCCTCCTgctggcacccccacccccaggctccagctcacctgggaggcggcaggtttgtataatttttgctggggcccagaatgggtgtaatctccctctttccctcccccccccccgccctgtaagatgattatatatattttattaaatagtgtaaaaatggattggaagccataagcgtttgtttctttttattgcataatatcactataataaaaattatttaactaagaatatcagttattaatactcttttgaatatgGAAACGACCATACACTGCGCtgaaactccaactggaagcaaggtgagtggggctgcggggaccCTGGCTAGTAAGGGGCCAGCagagggaaccccagagcggtggcgggctgagcagctcaacctgcaccacatgccatgaaaaatcagcttgcggccaacccctgttctagagtatCCCAGCATGCGCTTCCCAAAAGTCTGCACAGGGCActgactctccctcctctctggcctttgtctcttttccaggcattaggaggccacctgatctttgttctccaacaccttcagttggcaccttgcaggagagcggcccaggccatcagctgcctggagacagggtgtcagccattctctgtgcagacagcatcacactggccctctagggctttacaacaatcacacccccttatcccaccatctagagccttaagaaatgcattggggaaactgaggcacacagacagtattcagagaaaacacctgtatacgaccagttacatactttgaagggtgtaaaataatcaaatattgtgctaaatacaatgatactccaaactgaccaccaaatttaagttgcatgtttttcccctcaggtgagggttctggggtggggctggggatgaggggttcacagtgcaggagcgtgctcagtgctgggggtgcaggctttggggtgaggcagggctgaggatgaggaacttggggtgcagacaggctgccccagggctagggccagagaggactgcccatcaccaccactggcagcagcaagctccaggggagggacccctcctctgcccccctagcccccacagcacactcactctgcaccacaatcactgcacatgctcctagggcccctcaggtccaaaGACACTGAGCTGCACctgcttgttcttgacaaatccatcttGGTTCTTACTTATCACCTATTATCCTCTAGCTTTTAATAAATTGGTAGATTAATCATttttttccagtatctttctgggtATTGAAGTTAGCCTGTCCCGTCTTTACTTCCCTGAGAACCATTTTTTGAAGTTTGTCCTTGTTATGAACCTGACCCACCCTCCATGAGTTCTGGAAGATTATCGCTAAtggttcagagattgcttcagctagtttcttaagtactCTAGAGTGAATTTCATCCGGCCCTGCAGAGTTGCAGAGATCTAACTTAGTAAATATTCTGTCTCTATTATTTCCCTATTCTGGCCAGTGTTCCTTCCCTCTCATTAAAATTAATCAGTGTGAAGTATCTGTTCACAACTAACCTTTtaaatcctgcattcagtaaaacTGAAGAGGTGCTCATACTGAGTGGCTGGTTGCTAACATAATGGTCAAAGATGTCAGTGTCCTGGGGTTGTTAATGTGTCTTGCTGTAAGCAGTCATCTAAGGTGGTGGAGCTGTAATGCCGAAGTCACATTCTGAGCAGTAGCTCTTCTTAACAGAAGAACAGatcttcatccagctcacagtgtGGCTCCCTATGGGTGAGTTGGTGATGTCCAAGTCTCAGCTGTGATTGTAGCTCTTGTCTGCAGCTGTCGTCTTGGAGACGCAGACAGAACATCAGTCCCGTTCCAGGTGGTGCCGTAGTAACAGGGTTAACACAGGAAGAAGATGGAAGAGGTGGCTAATGCCTATCCGTGCTTGACGGTGTCAGAGAGCGGGATGTGGATGAtcaggtctagtggtcagagcaggacctGCAGCCAAAAAACAGAGCtgtgggtcagagccaggggccaaatgccagcgccaagggtcagagccaggggcaggagccaggagtcGGAACCCAGGGTCAGAATCGGGTTGGAGCTGATGTTGGAGATGAGGAAtcggagctgagggtcagaaccaggttacctggggagggacaaggcaggagcagggctggaccaAGGCCGGAGCTACCATAGCTGTGGGCAAAAGCTTTGAGCAGCTACTGAACTGccactgctgggcttaagagcctcTCTGCTGACCCTTCCCACCAATCAGGCAGCTTGGTACAGGCTACCTGAGCTcgttaggttgcctggagactggctctgctgcaggccctgattcccgaCAGATGGTCCTTGTTGATGGTCCCATATGGCAGGTGCTTCAAGGGAGGGACTCCTCAGGACTTGGGGCTCTCCAGTCCTCCCATCCTGGTGTCCATGAGCTCAAGGTGAAGAGGGACAAAGAAATACAcgcaagttcttcttcgagtgctgtccctgtgggtgctccactctaggtgacggtgcgtcccggcgctgtcgatcggagattttcggtagcagtgcctggttggggcgcacgcacccagatggtatctcccgtctagttggaatcttcctgagtgcatgcgccccacaccctcctcagttccttctcaaccgtcctcggctgaagacgggactcggagcagtgctgccttctcttccctggtatctataggaaacagtaacaaagaacatagaaataattattaattacttcccagttgtttcccttcctttagtatagttacatagttagttacttagtttaaaaaaaaatcacttcagacttgtctctcactgagacactctcccctgccatttctaatttacaatgccaggggcttcaggattcaagagGTGTGTTTTCTGGCAGGACTCCATACCAAGTTTGGATGGGCACTCACATTGTGTGAAGTGCCTCGCGGAAG
Protein-coding sequences here:
- the LOC123353370 gene encoding ras-related protein Rab-3C-like isoform X2, whose amino-acid sequence is MMAVPRRLQEPVKMASPNNTRQAQKDAADQNFDYVFKLLITGNSSVGKTSFLFRYTNDSFTSAFVSTVGIDFKVKAVYRNEKRFKLQIWGLNSSKPAPRSTST
- the LOC123353370 gene encoding ras-related protein Rab-3C-like isoform X1 encodes the protein MGTSSVLLNAGFKRVPRLDNADGKSVYLMMAVPRRLQEPVKMASPNNTRQAQKDAADQNFDYVFKLLITGNSSVGKTSFLFRYTNDSFTSAFVSTVGIDFKVKAVYRNEKRFKLQIWGLNSSKPAPRSTST
- the LOC123353370 gene encoding ras-related protein Rab-3C-like isoform X3; translation: MASPNNTRQAQKDAADQNFDYVFKLLITGNSSVGKTSFLFRYTNDSFTSAFVSTVGIDFKVKAVYRNEKRFKLQIWGLNSSKPAPRSTST